One Cucumis sativus cultivar 9930 chromosome 1, Cucumber_9930_V3, whole genome shotgun sequence DNA segment encodes these proteins:
- the LOC101208206 gene encoding rhamnogalacturonan I rhamnosyltransferase 1: MCKIEGNRRKLNESTVMELKTFGESKDDKLKSSMVSSGSRIRPWLIRLTTTVLLWTCIVQMVSLMEFWGPGVLKGWPSCFSHESAAAVVSGVQENALSVPPKIVFLPKRYYKNNGYLMVSCNGGLNQMRAAICDMVAIARHLNVTLVVPELDKTSFWADPSEFQDIFDVEHFIGSLRDEVRIIRELPDGIKKRMEQRETYTMPPISWSDISYYRNRILPLIQKHKVLHLNRTDARLANNDQPMEIQKLRCRVNYSALKFTPQIEELGKRVVKLLRKNGPFLVLHLRYEMDMLAFSGCTQGCNSEEVEELTKMRYAYPWWKEKVIDSEQKRKDGLCPLTPEDTALTLRALDIDPNFQIYIAAGEIYGGKRRMQSLAKAYPKLVKKETLLKPSDLSFFQNHSSQMAALDYLVSLESDIFVPTYDGNMAKVVEGHRRYLGFKETILLDRKILFNLIDQYKSEKLSWDEFSWAVKEAHSDRMGKPTKRTVIPDKPKEEDYFYANPEECLPPSEEQKGAISSSMLKRTI, from the exons ATGTGCAAGATAGAGGGAAATCGGAGGAAGCTTAATGAATCGACGGTGATGGAGTTGAAAACATTTGGAGAAAGCAAGGATGATAAACTTAAGAGTTCGATGGTTTCTTCAGGGTCGAGAATACGGCCGTGGTTAATCCGTTTAACGACGACTGTTTTGCTCTGGACTTGCATTGTTCAAATGGTTTCGTTAATGGAGTTTTGGGGGCCTGGGGTCTTGAAAGGATGGCCTTCTTGTTTTTCTCATGAATCTGCGGCTGCTGTTGTTTCTGGAGTTCAGGAAAATGCCCTTTCAGTTCCGCCTAAAATCGTATTCCTTCCTAAAC GATATTACAAGAACAATGGCTACTTGATGGTGTCCTGCAATGGAGGGCTCAACCAAATGAGAGCAGCG ATATGTGACATGGTTGCGATTGCGAGACATTTGAACGTGACTCTTGTAGTACCTGAACTGGATAAGACCTCATTCTGGGCTGATCCAAG TGAATTTCAAGATATATTTGATGTTGAACATTTTATTGGATCACTGAGAGATGAAGTACGGATCATAAGAGAGTTGCCCGACGGGATTAAGAAGAGAATGGAGCAAAGGGAGACCTACACTATGCCACCTATTAGTTGGTCTGACATTTCATACTATCGTAATCGG ATTCTTCCGTTGATTCAGAAGCACAAAGTTTTACATTTGAACAGAACTGATGCCCGACTTGCCAACAATGACCAACCAATGGAGATACAGAAGCTGAGATGTCGAGTAAACTATAGTGCTCTGAAATTCACCCCACAAATAGAGGAGTTAGGAAAAAGGGTTGTCAAGCTGCTTAGGAAAAATGGCCCTTTCCTAGTGCTTCATCTTAGGTATGAGATGGATATGTTGGCTTTCTCTGGCTGTACTCAAGGTTGTAACAGcgaagaagtagaagaattgacaaaaatgag ATATGCATATCCATGGTGGAAAGAGAAAGTAATAGACTCTGAGCAGAAAAGGAAGGATGGACTGTGCCCCTTGACTCCAGAAGATACTGCACTTACACTGCGGGCATTGGATATTGATCCTAATTTTCAGATTTATATTGCAGCTGGTGAAATCTATGGAGGAAAAAGGAGGATGCAGAGTCTTGCAAAGGCTTATCCTAAACTG GTCAAGAAGGAGACATTGCTAAAACCTTCTGACCTCAGTTTCTTTCAGAATCACTCATCTCAGATGGCTGCTTTAGATTACCTTGTCTCATTGGAAAGTGATATATTCGTTCCTACATATGATGGAAATATGGCTAAAGTTGTTGAAGGTCATCGCAG ATACCTTGGCTTTAAGGAGACCATATTGTTGGACAGAAAGATACTCTTCAATTTGATTGATCAATACAAGAGTGAAAAGCTAAGCTGGGATGAGTTCTCTTGGGCTGTAAAAGAAGCTCACTCAGACCGGATGGGGAAACCAACTAAACGGACGGTGATCCCCGACAAACCTAAAGAAGAGGATTATTTCTATGCCAACCCTGAAGAATGTTTGCCACCATCCGAGGAACAAAAAGGGGCTATCTCTTCTTCAATGCTGAAGAGAAcaatttga
- the LOC101204440 gene encoding dof zinc finger protein DOF1.7, with product MDFQSKPNELKSQCPRCNSLHTKFCYYNNYNYSQPRHFCKTCRRYWTLGGLLRNIPVGGGTRKSKKNSKAKRATFTDSACNSNSDLDMLSSPLKLNNQAGDFQWNGREFEAGDPAAEEGLFGLDQLPTSSGDNNGSSWLNFYGLTHPFNN from the coding sequence ATGGATTTCCAATCCAAACCCAACGAATTGAAATCCCAATGCCCAAGATGCAATTCTCTCCACACCAAATTCTGCTATTACAATAACTACAACTACTCTCAGCCTCGCCATTTTTGCAAGACCTGCCGCCGCTACTGGACCCTCGGCGGTCTCCTCCGTAATATTCCCGTTGGCGGTGGAACCCGGAAATCGAAGAAGAATTCTAAAGCTAAACGTGCGACTTTCACTGATTCAGCGTGTAATTCGAACTCTGATTTGGATATGTTGTCCAGTCCGTTGAAGTTGAATAATCAAGCGGGGGATTTCCAGTGGAACGGAAGGGAATTTGAAGCTGGGGATCCGGCAGCGGAAGAGGGATTATTTGGATTAGATCAATTGCCGACGAGTTCCGGTGATAATAATGGAAGTTCGTGGTTGAATTTCTACGGATTAACGCATCCTTTTAACAATTGA
- the LOC101204688 gene encoding transcription factor BIM1 isoform X2, with the protein MELPQPPRPLGTEGRKPTHDFLSLYGHSTALQQDPSQSFQGGFLKTHDFLRPLERTGKTCAKEEKTINVSTVERAAPTLGTQAHNSAAERLLPGGIGTYSISHISYFNQRVPKPEGSVFPVPQASNTDKSDDNSRCSSLSGNGFTLWEESAVKKGKTRKENLGEKPALKESPAKIEQWTVTTERPMQSSSSNHRSSFSSLSPSQPSGQQSRSFGEMLKSTVNVSSMEEELDDDKAFVIKKESSPSTAYKGDLKINICGKSSDQKANTPRSKHSATEQRRRSKINDRFQKLRELIPRSDQKRDKASFLLEVIEYIQFLQEKVRKYESSPPQGWYHEPAKLIPCRNNCNPAQCYIDQSQIAKSGPVFIFAGSDEKNMCHSPAFPRCSHNPVESEVSTSTTFREADQHPGTNNKTCYPMLDPRHFTPVISEGAKTRLHSQVGHNADNKPCEIQPLSCEMRSCTTNIVDGNNKLKEPEQRIDGGRISISGAYSQGLLKILTQALQSSGVDMSQASVAVQIELGKRTNYREIVPSPIVDDSARPSERASVGTRVIAGENMEQALRKKQKT; encoded by the exons GACGGAAACCAACGCATGACTTTCTATCACTCTATGGTCATTCAACTGCTCTTCAACAAGATCCATCCCAGTCCTTTCaag GGGGTTTCCTTAAAACGCATGATTTTCTCCGGCCGTTGGAACGGACTGGGAAGACATGCGCCAAGGAAGAGAAAACAATCAATGTATCCACTGTGGAACGAGCAGCGCCAACCTTGGGAACTCAAGCACATAATTCTGCTGCCGAGCGTTTATTACCGGGTGGAATTGGGACTTACAGTATTAGCcacatttcttattttaacCAGAGGGTTCCAAAGCCAGAAGGGTCGGTATTCCCAGTGCCTCAGGCCAGTAATACTGATAAAAGTGATGACAACTCCCGTTGTAGCTCTTTGTCTGGAAATGGTTTCACGCTGTGGGAAGAATCTGCTGTTAAAAAGGGAAAGACAAGGAAGGAGAATCTGGGTGAAAAGCCCGCCTTAAAGg AATCACCGGCAAAGATTGAGCAATGGACCGTTACAACAGAGCGGCCAATGCAATCGTCGTCAAGCAACCATCGCAGTAGCTTCAGCTCTCTCTCCCCCTCTCA GCCTTCAGGGCAGCAGAGCCGAAGCTTCGGTGAGATGTTAAAGTCCACAGTCAATGTTTCCTCCATGGAAGAGGAACTAGACGACGACAAAGCATTTGTTATTAAGAAGGAATCATCACCATCCACTGCCTATAAAG GTGACTTGAAGATTAATATCTGTGGAAAAAGCTCTGATCAGAAGGCTAACACGCCGAGATCCAAACATTCTGCAACAGAACAGCGTCGAAGGAGCAAAATTAATGATAG ATTTCAGAAGCTGAGAGAACTAATTCCCCGTAGTGATCAGAAGAGAGACAAGGCATCGTTCTTATTAGAG GTTATCGAGTACATTCAATTTTTACAAGAAAAGGTTCGCAAGTATGAAAGCTCACCACCGCAAGGATGGTATCATGAACCAGCGAAATTGATCCCCTGT AGAAACAATTGCAATCCAGCACAATGTTACATCGATCAATCTCAAATAGCAAAGAGCGGCCCTGTGTTTATATTTGCTGGATCTGATGAGAAAAATATGTGTCACTCCCCTGCATTTCCTAGGTGCTCGCACAACCCAGTAGAATCTGAAGTCAGTACTTCCACCACCTTCCGAGAAGCGGATCAACACCCTGGAACAAATAACAAAACGTGTTATCCAATGTTGGACCCACGCCATTTCACACCTGTCATAAGTGAAGGTGCAAAAACTAGACTCCATTCTCAAGTAGGACATAATGCAGACAATAAACCATGTGAAATACAACCACTATCGTGCGAGATGAGATCATGTACTACCAATATTGTTGATGGCAATAATAAGCTGAAAGAACCTGAGCAGAGGATTGATGGTGGTAGAATTAGCATCTCAGGTGCATATTCTCAAGG GTTGTTAAAAATTCTCACACAAGCGCTACAAAGTTCTGGAGTGGATATGTCACAGGCCAGCGTTGCGGTGCAAATAGAACTTGGAAAGAGAACGAATTACAGAGAGATCGTCCCTTCTCCTATTGTG GACGATTCAGCTCGCCCAAGTGAGAGAGCGAGCGTTGGTACAAGAGTTATAGCTGGAGAGAATATGGAGCAGGCAttaagaaagaagcaaaagacatga
- the LOC101204688 gene encoding transcription factor BIM1 isoform X1 codes for MELPQPPRPLGTEGRKPTHDFLSLYGHSTALQQDPSQSFQGGFLKTHDFLRPLERTGKTCAKEEKTINVSTVERAAPTLGTQAHNSAAERLLPGGIGTYSISHISYFNQRVPKPEGSVFPVPQASNTDKSDDNSRCSSLSGNGFTLWEESAVKKGKTRKENLGEKPALKAESPAKIEQWTVTTERPMQSSSSNHRSSFSSLSPSQPSGQQSRSFGEMLKSTVNVSSMEEELDDDKAFVIKKESSPSTAYKGDLKINICGKSSDQKANTPRSKHSATEQRRRSKINDRFQKLRELIPRSDQKRDKASFLLEVIEYIQFLQEKVRKYESSPPQGWYHEPAKLIPCRNNCNPAQCYIDQSQIAKSGPVFIFAGSDEKNMCHSPAFPRCSHNPVESEVSTSTTFREADQHPGTNNKTCYPMLDPRHFTPVISEGAKTRLHSQVGHNADNKPCEIQPLSCEMRSCTTNIVDGNNKLKEPEQRIDGGRISISGAYSQGLLKILTQALQSSGVDMSQASVAVQIELGKRTNYREIVPSPIVDDSARPSERASVGTRVIAGENMEQALRKKQKT; via the exons GACGGAAACCAACGCATGACTTTCTATCACTCTATGGTCATTCAACTGCTCTTCAACAAGATCCATCCCAGTCCTTTCaag GGGGTTTCCTTAAAACGCATGATTTTCTCCGGCCGTTGGAACGGACTGGGAAGACATGCGCCAAGGAAGAGAAAACAATCAATGTATCCACTGTGGAACGAGCAGCGCCAACCTTGGGAACTCAAGCACATAATTCTGCTGCCGAGCGTTTATTACCGGGTGGAATTGGGACTTACAGTATTAGCcacatttcttattttaacCAGAGGGTTCCAAAGCCAGAAGGGTCGGTATTCCCAGTGCCTCAGGCCAGTAATACTGATAAAAGTGATGACAACTCCCGTTGTAGCTCTTTGTCTGGAAATGGTTTCACGCTGTGGGAAGAATCTGCTGTTAAAAAGGGAAAGACAAGGAAGGAGAATCTGGGTGAAAAGCCCGCCTTAAAGg CAGAATCACCGGCAAAGATTGAGCAATGGACCGTTACAACAGAGCGGCCAATGCAATCGTCGTCAAGCAACCATCGCAGTAGCTTCAGCTCTCTCTCCCCCTCTCA GCCTTCAGGGCAGCAGAGCCGAAGCTTCGGTGAGATGTTAAAGTCCACAGTCAATGTTTCCTCCATGGAAGAGGAACTAGACGACGACAAAGCATTTGTTATTAAGAAGGAATCATCACCATCCACTGCCTATAAAG GTGACTTGAAGATTAATATCTGTGGAAAAAGCTCTGATCAGAAGGCTAACACGCCGAGATCCAAACATTCTGCAACAGAACAGCGTCGAAGGAGCAAAATTAATGATAG ATTTCAGAAGCTGAGAGAACTAATTCCCCGTAGTGATCAGAAGAGAGACAAGGCATCGTTCTTATTAGAG GTTATCGAGTACATTCAATTTTTACAAGAAAAGGTTCGCAAGTATGAAAGCTCACCACCGCAAGGATGGTATCATGAACCAGCGAAATTGATCCCCTGT AGAAACAATTGCAATCCAGCACAATGTTACATCGATCAATCTCAAATAGCAAAGAGCGGCCCTGTGTTTATATTTGCTGGATCTGATGAGAAAAATATGTGTCACTCCCCTGCATTTCCTAGGTGCTCGCACAACCCAGTAGAATCTGAAGTCAGTACTTCCACCACCTTCCGAGAAGCGGATCAACACCCTGGAACAAATAACAAAACGTGTTATCCAATGTTGGACCCACGCCATTTCACACCTGTCATAAGTGAAGGTGCAAAAACTAGACTCCATTCTCAAGTAGGACATAATGCAGACAATAAACCATGTGAAATACAACCACTATCGTGCGAGATGAGATCATGTACTACCAATATTGTTGATGGCAATAATAAGCTGAAAGAACCTGAGCAGAGGATTGATGGTGGTAGAATTAGCATCTCAGGTGCATATTCTCAAGG GTTGTTAAAAATTCTCACACAAGCGCTACAAAGTTCTGGAGTGGATATGTCACAGGCCAGCGTTGCGGTGCAAATAGAACTTGGAAAGAGAACGAATTACAGAGAGATCGTCCCTTCTCCTATTGTG GACGATTCAGCTCGCCCAAGTGAGAGAGCGAGCGTTGGTACAAGAGTTATAGCTGGAGAGAATATGGAGCAGGCAttaagaaagaagcaaaagacatga